From the genome of Miscanthus floridulus cultivar M001 chromosome 10, ASM1932011v1, whole genome shotgun sequence, one region includes:
- the LOC136486295 gene encoding uncharacterized protein, with translation MKSLEAVKKECKALRVEGKKLSEGIDEMKTLVRTSHNKAEEVITHAEEELALAKLIRRGADKDLVQAQKTIEDLSGKLATATENWNVLWKSFRSVAHVLRTPADDGQSWAQFIPRIPTRFQEFAKKCAQVCTKNVLAQVRVLAPEAPLSKIAEEADSQEYLDAVERMEPEVEGLASRVVDSLNIDISLPDDNA, from the exons atgaagagcttggaagccgtgaagaaagaatgtaaag ctctccgagttgaaggaaaaaagctctcggagggcattgatgaaatgaagactcttgttcgtacaagtcataacaaggctgaggaggtaattactcatgctgaagaagaacttgcacttgctaagttgatcaggcgtggagctgataaagatcttgtgcaggcccaaaaaactattgaagacttgtctgggaagctggcgacggctactgaaaattggaacgttttgtggaaatcctttcgttcagtagctcatgttctccggactccagcggatgacgggcaatcttgggctcagttcattcctcggattccgactcgtttccaagagttcgcgaagaagtgcgctcaagtatgtaccaagaatgtgctggcccaggtccgggtccttgctccagaggcgcctctgtccaagatagcagaggaagctgatagccaagaataccttgatgccgttgagaggatggagcctgaggtcgaaggtttagccagtagggttgtagacagtcttaatattgatatttcccttcctgatgacaatgcctga